The following are from one region of the Rosistilla carotiformis genome:
- a CDS encoding DUF4340 domain-containing protein codes for MTESGKTGVFWLVASVVVAMAAIVAWPRSTETDLAALVGKPIFENFNDVLDVSMLKIDRFDEELGQLSSFEVTRDAKTNQWSIPSHDGYPADATEQIRDAATAFLNLEILDVASEVKDDHEKFGVLEPNASSLKVGDEGVGRLVQFENDQGEVLVNLIIGSMVKDSEDQRFVRIPTQDVTYVVKFDDKPLTTKFDAWIEDNLLDLSSFDIQKIGIRDYSIVRTLQGASMQPNFDADVVLTEDDTWQLDKLDVYEKGKPVAQTLADDQELDGTKLGELRSALDDLKIVDVRRKPDGLSGDLKADSGFMKNDDAVRSLITRGFYPQPTEDGKGEVFAANGELIATLKNGVEYLLRFGEIDQQSMDSEEETEAGEEDNVTGVNRYLLVTARVNEATFPEPELQTVPETWEQLHPEVEAAQAPKTDQPAEQPKPAETDKPTATEPKDDAAPADTKADEADKPATEEPKEESKPAADSDTEPAADDASEEATDEEVDGCEAPSDDASDEAEPTLLLQDEEDDQAAAEAAKPATETDEKPAAEEAAKPAKSELTAEEKQEELEVAQESIRKANQRKLDERNDQLEEARKKVRSLNERFADWYYVVPESEYRKIHLSRDNLIKQKEPIQTTPAPPGN; via the coding sequence GTGACTGAAAGTGGAAAGACAGGCGTCTTTTGGTTAGTCGCATCGGTTGTGGTCGCGATGGCGGCAATCGTTGCGTGGCCTCGTTCGACCGAGACCGATCTGGCCGCGTTGGTCGGTAAACCGATCTTCGAAAACTTCAACGATGTGTTGGACGTGTCGATGCTTAAGATCGATCGCTTCGACGAGGAACTGGGCCAGCTGAGTTCCTTCGAGGTCACACGCGACGCGAAAACGAACCAATGGTCGATTCCATCGCACGACGGTTATCCGGCCGATGCGACCGAACAGATTCGCGATGCTGCCACCGCGTTCTTGAACCTCGAAATTTTGGATGTGGCCAGCGAAGTCAAAGACGATCACGAGAAGTTCGGTGTCCTAGAACCCAACGCCAGCTCGTTGAAAGTCGGCGATGAGGGGGTCGGCCGGTTGGTGCAGTTTGAAAATGATCAAGGGGAAGTCCTGGTCAATCTGATCATCGGCAGCATGGTCAAAGACTCCGAAGACCAACGCTTCGTTCGCATCCCGACTCAAGATGTTACCTACGTCGTGAAGTTCGATGACAAGCCGTTGACGACTAAATTCGATGCATGGATCGAAGACAACCTTTTGGATTTGAGTTCGTTCGATATCCAGAAAATTGGCATTCGCGACTACTCGATCGTTCGCACCTTGCAAGGTGCCAGCATGCAACCAAACTTTGACGCCGACGTCGTCCTCACCGAAGACGACACCTGGCAACTGGATAAGTTGGATGTCTACGAAAAGGGGAAGCCGGTCGCGCAGACGCTGGCCGACGACCAAGAACTCGATGGCACCAAGCTTGGCGAACTTCGCAGCGCCTTGGATGACCTGAAGATCGTCGACGTTCGTCGCAAACCCGATGGACTCTCGGGGGATCTGAAAGCGGATTCGGGATTCATGAAGAACGACGATGCGGTCCGTTCGCTGATCACTCGCGGCTTCTACCCGCAACCGACCGAAGATGGCAAAGGCGAAGTGTTCGCTGCCAACGGCGAACTGATCGCAACATTGAAGAACGGCGTCGAGTATCTGCTCCGCTTCGGTGAAATCGATCAGCAGAGCATGGACTCCGAAGAAGAGACCGAAGCGGGCGAAGAGGACAACGTGACCGGGGTGAACCGTTACCTGTTGGTCACCGCGCGGGTCAATGAAGCGACCTTCCCGGAACCCGAATTGCAAACCGTTCCCGAAACGTGGGAGCAATTGCATCCGGAAGTCGAAGCGGCTCAAGCCCCTAAGACCGATCAACCCGCCGAACAACCGAAGCCGGCCGAAACCGATAAGCCCACCGCAACGGAGCCGAAGGACGACGCCGCTCCAGCGGACACAAAGGCCGACGAGGCTGACAAGCCGGCGACGGAAGAGCCGAAAGAAGAGTCCAAGCCTGCGGCCGATTCGGATACTGAACCGGCTGCGGATGATGCCTCTGAAGAGGCTACGGACGAAGAGGTGGATGGTTGTGAAGCGCCCAGCGACGATGCTTCCGATGAAGCGGAACCAACGCTTTTGTTGCAAGACGAAGAGGACGACCAGGCCGCAGCCGAGGCTGCCAAGCCAGCGACCGAAACCGATGAGAAGCCAGCGGCCGAAGAAGCGGCTAAGCCTGCGAAGTCGGAACTGACAGCGGAGGAGAAGCAGGAGGAACTGGAGGTCGCTCAGGAGTCGATCCGGAAAGCGAATCAACGCAAGTTGGACGAGCGGAACGACCAATTGGAAGAAGCACGCAAGAAGGTCCGCAGCCTCAACGAACGCTTCGCGGACTGGTACTATGTGGTCCCTGAAAGCGAGTACCGCAAGATCCATCTGTCGCGTGACAATCTGATCAAACAGAAAGAACCGATCCAGACAACGCCCGCTCCACCAGGCAATTGA
- a CDS encoding ammonia-forming cytochrome c nitrite reductase subunit c552, with product MNRIEEPSVSRPQASKIIKRRGLLVAAGLFTLAAGGLFADYWSAVPRDAKASYVGRDACIQCHQKEAELFAGSHHDLAMDLATDQSVIGDFSGVELTHYGITSRMYRDGDRFMIHTEGPDGKLDDFEIKYVFGVDPLQQYLVEFDRSAGMADNEVGRLQVLRVSWDTHAKKWFHLDPPDVQEKLAPDDDLHWTGIAQRWNTMCAECHSTNLRKNFDPSTARYHTTWSEIDVSCEACHGPGSLHVELANSKSLFWDRHHGMGLAELKGVDAIPQIEACAPCHSRRRVLKSGFQPGQRFCDFYEPELLQESTYHANGEILDEVYVYGSFIQSKMYHKGIRCSDCHDPHSLKLKQPGNATCTSCHAHPAGKYDTPSHHRHEPGTAGASCVECHMPETTYMAVDPRRDHSIRIPRPDLSVALGTPNACTGCHVELEQEKQPEEIRKRLPKFAEFVASSEHLPDDSYSKLTEYAKWLEQARDGDTKIKAVLHEIDQWCDEACDRWYGEQRKRPDHFATALHAARTQQPDALAQLASVALAKEGVPDLARATAIEELRRAGGGGDAIRVAREALQDTNPIVRVAALRMFEGRDPNQIRRTVVPFLSDDSRLVRSEAGRILTTIPADDLSPGQREQLRGALEEYHEALMETSDRGSAHLVWAVVLENQGRFDEAIEAYETAIRVQPGAVGPRSNLAALLESLAQSGRLPPAESNEIQTRVARLRADELPLLQRDANLAPDNGPLQYRLGLALYLQGDAEAGLERIQKAVELEPENEQFLLALVLLLQKLERIDEARAACERLIQRSPNNPQYQNLIRQL from the coding sequence GTGAATCGCATCGAAGAACCCTCCGTCTCCAGGCCCCAAGCTTCCAAGATCATCAAACGCCGCGGGCTGCTTGTCGCTGCGGGGCTGTTTACATTGGCTGCCGGAGGGTTGTTTGCTGACTATTGGTCGGCAGTCCCTCGCGATGCCAAGGCCAGCTATGTAGGCCGTGACGCTTGCATCCAGTGCCATCAAAAAGAGGCGGAGCTGTTCGCCGGTTCGCACCATGATCTGGCGATGGATCTTGCGACCGACCAGTCGGTGATCGGCGATTTCAGTGGCGTGGAGTTGACGCACTATGGGATCACCAGCCGGATGTATCGCGATGGCGATCGGTTCATGATCCACACCGAAGGCCCCGACGGGAAGCTGGACGATTTCGAGATTAAATACGTCTTTGGAGTCGATCCGCTGCAGCAGTACCTGGTGGAATTCGATCGTTCCGCCGGGATGGCAGACAATGAGGTGGGGCGTTTGCAAGTGCTGCGCGTCAGCTGGGATACCCATGCGAAAAAGTGGTTTCACCTGGATCCGCCGGATGTCCAAGAAAAACTTGCTCCTGACGACGACCTTCACTGGACGGGAATCGCGCAGCGTTGGAACACGATGTGCGCCGAATGCCATTCGACCAACCTAAGGAAGAATTTTGATCCCTCGACGGCGCGCTACCACACGACTTGGTCGGAGATCGATGTCAGCTGTGAAGCTTGCCACGGGCCGGGCAGCTTGCACGTGGAATTGGCAAACAGCAAGTCGCTGTTCTGGGATCGGCACCACGGTATGGGGCTGGCCGAATTGAAAGGCGTCGATGCAATTCCCCAGATCGAAGCGTGCGCGCCGTGCCACAGTCGTCGTCGCGTTTTAAAATCGGGATTCCAACCGGGGCAACGATTTTGTGACTTCTACGAACCCGAATTGCTGCAGGAATCGACCTACCACGCCAACGGGGAGATCTTAGACGAGGTCTACGTCTACGGTTCGTTCATCCAAAGCAAGATGTACCACAAGGGGATTCGTTGCAGCGATTGCCACGACCCGCATTCGCTGAAACTGAAACAACCCGGCAACGCGACCTGCACCTCGTGCCACGCGCATCCGGCGGGCAAGTACGACACGCCATCGCATCACCGGCACGAACCCGGCACGGCAGGGGCTTCGTGCGTCGAATGCCACATGCCCGAAACGACCTACATGGCGGTCGATCCGCGTCGCGATCACAGCATCCGAATTCCCCGCCCCGATCTGTCGGTCGCGCTGGGGACTCCAAACGCCTGCACCGGTTGCCATGTGGAGTTGGAACAGGAGAAGCAGCCCGAAGAGATTCGCAAACGGTTGCCCAAGTTTGCTGAGTTCGTCGCGTCGAGCGAGCATCTGCCCGACGATTCGTATTCAAAATTGACCGAATATGCGAAGTGGTTGGAACAAGCTCGCGACGGCGACACAAAAATTAAGGCGGTACTGCACGAGATCGATCAGTGGTGCGATGAGGCTTGCGATCGCTGGTACGGCGAGCAACGCAAACGCCCCGATCACTTCGCTACGGCATTACATGCAGCGCGGACACAGCAGCCCGACGCGCTGGCGCAGCTCGCCTCGGTCGCACTCGCCAAAGAGGGAGTACCCGATTTGGCGCGGGCGACTGCGATCGAAGAACTGCGGCGAGCCGGAGGCGGTGGCGATGCGATCCGCGTGGCCCGCGAAGCACTCCAAGACACCAACCCGATCGTTCGCGTCGCAGCGCTGCGAATGTTCGAAGGTCGCGATCCGAATCAAATTCGCCGAACCGTCGTTCCGTTCCTGAGCGATGATTCGCGGCTGGTCCGCAGCGAAGCTGGACGCATCTTGACAACGATCCCCGCTGACGATCTCTCGCCTGGGCAACGTGAACAGCTGAGGGGGGCGTTGGAGGAGTATCACGAGGCGTTGATGGAGACGTCCGATCGCGGGAGCGCGCATCTTGTCTGGGCCGTGGTGCTTGAAAACCAAGGTCGCTTCGACGAAGCGATCGAGGCTTATGAAACAGCGATTCGCGTGCAGCCTGGAGCGGTGGGGCCGCGCAGTAATCTGGCGGCGTTATTAGAGTCGTTGGCGCAATCGGGACGTCTGCCGCCAGCGGAATCCAACGAGATTCAGACGCGAGTCGCTCGATTGCGTGCCGATGAGTTGCCGTTGCTTCAACGCGATGCGAATCTCGCTCCCGACAACGGCCCGCTTCAGTATCGACTTGGCCTCGCGTTGTACCTCCAAGGCGATGCCGAAGCCGGACTGGAACGAATCCAAAAAGCTGTCGAGTTGGAACCCGAGAACGAGCAGTTTTTGTTGGCCTTGGTGCTATTGCTGCAAAAGTTGGAACGCATCGATGAAGCCAGAGCGGCTTGTGAGCGACTGATCCAGCGATCTCCCAACAACCCGCAGTACCAAAACCTGATACGTCAGTTGTAG
- the acs gene encoding acetate--CoA ligase: MSESAGGNLDHVLSESRLFPPPSEFTQQAVIQSQAQYEALYEAAKNDPDAFWDAEAKEHLHWFEPYSQVLDWNSPNAKWFVGGKTNACYNCVDRHVAAGRGDKAALIWEGEPGDARTLTYAQLQAEVAKFAAGLQSIGVQQGDVVSIYMPMTPELVIAMLGCARIGAVHSVVFAGFSAEAIADRNNDAQAKVQLTANGLYRRGKVLPLKETVDEALAKSPTIEKCVVLQRIEDQATPMTEGRDIWWHDLVADQPEDFPAVPLDSETSLFILYTSGSTGKPKGIRHTTAGYTLWAKRTFEWVFDHRDSDVYWCTADCGWITGHSYLVYGPLAAGATCMMYEGAPNHPAEDRFWELIEKYKVTILYTAPTAIRAFIKWGDEHVEKHDLSSLRLLGSVGEGINPEAWMWYHEKIGGKRCPIVDTWWQTETGGIMMSPLPGVTATKPGSCTRPLPGVVSVVVDEAGEELDVDQGGMLCIAQPWPGMLRGIWGDEERYVEQYWSKFPNKYLTGDNARRDPDGYYWIMGRIDDVINVSGHRLSTIEVESALVSHPAVAEAAVVGRPDEIKGQGIAAFVTLKSGEPTDELRQELRMHVRKEIGALAQPDEIRFAASVPKTRSGKIMRRLLRDIAAGIETAGDTSTLEDYAVIAKLRENDES, from the coding sequence ATGTCAGAATCCGCCGGTGGTAACCTCGACCACGTCTTATCCGAATCCCGGCTGTTCCCGCCGCCGTCGGAATTCACACAGCAAGCTGTAATCCAATCTCAAGCCCAATACGAAGCGCTTTACGAAGCGGCTAAAAACGACCCCGATGCATTTTGGGATGCCGAAGCGAAAGAGCACCTGCATTGGTTCGAACCGTACTCGCAAGTGCTGGATTGGAACAGCCCCAACGCGAAGTGGTTTGTCGGCGGAAAAACCAACGCCTGCTACAACTGCGTCGACCGTCATGTCGCGGCCGGCCGCGGTGACAAAGCGGCGTTGATCTGGGAAGGGGAGCCGGGCGACGCGCGGACGTTAACCTATGCCCAACTGCAAGCAGAAGTCGCCAAGTTCGCCGCCGGATTGCAATCGATCGGAGTCCAGCAGGGGGACGTCGTTAGCATCTACATGCCGATGACTCCCGAACTGGTGATCGCAATGCTTGGCTGTGCCCGGATCGGCGCAGTGCACTCGGTCGTCTTCGCCGGCTTCAGCGCCGAAGCGATCGCCGATCGCAACAACGACGCTCAAGCGAAGGTTCAGTTGACGGCCAATGGGCTGTATCGCCGCGGCAAGGTTTTGCCGTTGAAAGAAACCGTCGACGAAGCGTTGGCCAAATCCCCCACGATCGAAAAATGTGTCGTGCTGCAGCGGATCGAAGATCAAGCGACGCCGATGACCGAAGGACGGGACATCTGGTGGCACGATCTGGTCGCCGACCAGCCCGAAGATTTTCCCGCCGTGCCGCTGGATAGCGAAACCTCGCTGTTCATCCTGTACACAAGCGGCAGCACCGGCAAGCCCAAGGGGATTCGCCACACCACCGCCGGTTACACGCTGTGGGCCAAACGGACCTTCGAATGGGTCTTCGACCATCGCGACAGCGATGTCTATTGGTGCACCGCGGATTGCGGTTGGATCACCGGCCACAGCTATCTCGTCTACGGTCCGTTGGCGGCCGGTGCGACATGCATGATGTACGAGGGCGCCCCTAACCATCCGGCCGAAGATCGCTTCTGGGAATTGATCGAGAAGTACAAAGTCACCATCCTATATACCGCGCCGACAGCGATCCGAGCTTTCATTAAGTGGGGCGACGAACACGTCGAAAAACACGACCTCAGCAGCTTGCGGTTGTTGGGATCGGTGGGCGAAGGGATCAACCCCGAAGCCTGGATGTGGTACCACGAAAAGATTGGTGGCAAGCGTTGCCCAATTGTCGACACGTGGTGGCAGACCGAAACCGGCGGAATCATGATGAGTCCATTGCCGGGGGTGACGGCGACCAAGCCGGGCAGCTGCACTCGGCCGTTGCCTGGTGTGGTGTCGGTTGTGGTCGACGAAGCGGGCGAAGAATTGGACGTCGATCAAGGAGGCATGTTGTGCATCGCTCAGCCTTGGCCAGGCATGTTGCGTGGCATCTGGGGCGATGAGGAACGGTATGTCGAGCAGTACTGGAGCAAGTTTCCTAACAAGTACTTGACAGGGGACAATGCCCGCCGCGACCCCGACGGATATTATTGGATCATGGGGCGTATCGACGATGTCATCAATGTATCCGGGCATCGCTTGAGCACGATCGAAGTAGAGAGTGCTTTGGTCAGCCACCCCGCGGTCGCGGAGGCCGCTGTGGTCGGACGGCCTGATGAAATCAAGGGTCAAGGAATCGCCGCGTTCGTGACGCTCAAATCGGGCGAACCGACCGACGAACTGCGTCAGGAATTGCGGATGCATGTTCGCAAAGAGATCGGCGCGTTGGCACAACCCGACGAAATCCGCTTCGCCGCGTCGGTTCCCAAAACCCGCAGCGGCAAGATCATGCGTCGTCTGTTACGTGACATTGCGGCCGGAATTGAAACCGCCGGCGACACCAGCACGCTGGAAGATTACGCGGTCATCGCAAAGCTTCGTGAGAACGACGAGAGCTGA
- a CDS encoding ABC transporter ATP-binding protein, with protein MSESNGKRPMIEAVGLSKFYGPFAAARDISFTVNEGELVAFLGPNGAGKSTTMKMLTGYIAASEGEARIAGHNMLSDRIEGSKRLGYLPENGPLYPEMTPASLLEFFADARGMGLRERKQHVERVVEICDLSTVMHKATSKLSKGFKQRVGMAQALLHDPDVLILDEPTAGLDPNQIRGVRATMAKLAETKTILLSTHILQEVEAMATRVVLINEGRKVYDGTVDDLGHKGQLDEAFHKLTHGESIS; from the coding sequence ATGAGCGAATCGAACGGAAAGCGACCGATGATCGAGGCGGTGGGACTGAGCAAGTTCTACGGTCCGTTTGCGGCGGCACGGGACATCAGTTTCACGGTCAACGAAGGGGAATTGGTCGCATTTTTGGGGCCCAACGGTGCCGGCAAAAGCACGACCATGAAGATGTTGACCGGCTACATCGCGGCTTCCGAAGGGGAAGCGCGGATCGCCGGACATAATATGCTTTCGGATCGCATCGAAGGCAGCAAGCGGTTGGGCTATCTGCCCGAAAATGGCCCGCTGTACCCCGAAATGACTCCCGCGAGTCTGCTGGAATTTTTCGCCGATGCCCGTGGCATGGGACTCCGCGAACGCAAACAACATGTCGAACGGGTTGTCGAAATCTGCGACCTTTCGACCGTCATGCACAAAGCGACCAGCAAGCTTTCCAAAGGTTTTAAGCAACGTGTGGGCATGGCTCAGGCATTGTTACACGATCCCGACGTGCTGATCTTGGACGAACCTACCGCCGGCCTGGATCCCAACCAGATTCGCGGCGTGCGTGCCACGATGGCCAAGTTGGCCGAAACCAAAACGATTCTGCTGAGCACGCACATTTTACAAGAGGTCGAAGCGATGGCGACGCGTGTCGTTTTGATCAACGAGGGACGCAAGGTGTACGACGGAACCGTCGACGACCTGGGGCATAAGGGGCAATTGGACGAAGCCTTCCACAAACTGACCCACGGCGAAAGCATCAGCTGA
- a CDS encoding Gldg family protein, producing MDLATLLLALIKLLLIDLIFVGVLFVLISLLARTKRAAFAVLRRNFFGYFSNPTGYVFLCIFVFLTSLAAFWPYEFFNDNLATLDQLNRYLPLIMLFFIPAITMSIWAEEKRQGTDELLLTLPADDFDIVIGKYLAASAIFTASLIFSQLSNFITLAVLSYGNLDTGLFFTTYLGYWFVGLTMIAIGMVASFLTGNLTVGFILGALFNAPLAFASMADVIIPSGWFQRIVSGSGLSAQFDDFGRGVISLSSSVYFALVALIGIYLCMVLIGRRHWSGSKDGNTMFWHYAARALALIVLTGGAVVLLRNWDQRLDTTEGNVSSLAPATIELIKNLDADRPIVVDAFISTDIPEQYARTRYELVSVLKEFRAEAAKRGKTIDVNLYQDLELFSDEAALASERFGIEPVPRFVRSQGSMENQDILLGAAFRSGLEKVVVPFFDYGIPVEYELVRSIKTVSQSTRKRLGIVNTDANMMGGFSMAGGSPRRIEKHPLVVELEKQYQVDEVDLSSPLDPQRFDAVVAVQPSSLAPDQFDRLVEGVKAGIPMAIFEDPMTIRGIPGTGEPKQSPGGMFGQQGGPVPKGDIRKLWDVLEIESPGMPGMTALFSPDIVWQQYNPYPKMAALGLDDQWLFAKEEAPGAEDALSEANPITAGLREILFIYAGAVNAKKDSVLKHTPLVQTGMATGLIPLAKLQPSLRDPNALRAEQGDFKGIQTIAMAIEGSTKSAAKEETSDDADAKPEEGADAHEGEETIKAVYVADTDLLIQEFLAIRAQPELFAEVDLRVQNVTFVLNIVDWLANEDLFIDVRKHEPRFSTLQWIEEVENEAREKESAAGAEFDLAFKEKVREIEEKNTEELQKLQKELDDAKKNNQDGKIDLGAFQAIQTRFMMKQQQLERMLTVSREKLERERDSQIQKERRNADLTVRARQNRVKAAAVTLPCIPPLLIGVIVFASRRLRERENISKSRLR from the coding sequence ATGGATCTAGCAACTCTCCTTTTGGCCCTGATCAAACTGCTCCTGATCGACCTGATCTTCGTCGGCGTGCTGTTTGTTCTGATCAGTCTCCTGGCACGCACCAAACGGGCTGCGTTTGCGGTCCTGCGTCGGAACTTCTTCGGTTATTTCAGCAACCCAACCGGATATGTGTTCCTGTGCATCTTTGTCTTTTTGACTTCGCTGGCCGCCTTCTGGCCATACGAATTCTTTAACGACAACTTGGCTACGTTGGACCAATTGAATCGCTACCTTCCGCTGATCATGCTGTTCTTCATTCCGGCGATCACGATGAGCATCTGGGCGGAAGAGAAACGCCAAGGTACCGACGAATTGCTGCTCACGCTCCCCGCGGATGACTTCGACATCGTGATCGGAAAGTATCTCGCGGCGTCGGCGATCTTCACCGCATCGCTGATCTTCTCACAGCTTTCGAATTTCATCACCCTGGCCGTGCTCAGCTACGGCAATCTCGATACGGGGCTGTTCTTCACGACCTACCTGGGATATTGGTTCGTCGGTCTGACGATGATTGCGATCGGTATGGTCGCGTCGTTCCTCACCGGCAACTTGACGGTCGGCTTCATCTTGGGAGCCCTGTTCAACGCACCGTTGGCATTTGCATCGATGGCCGATGTGATCATTCCCTCCGGTTGGTTCCAACGAATTGTCAGCGGTTCGGGCCTCAGCGCCCAATTCGACGATTTTGGTCGCGGCGTAATCAGTCTTTCATCGTCGGTCTATTTCGCCTTGGTGGCGTTGATCGGAATCTATCTATGCATGGTCCTGATCGGCCGCCGGCACTGGTCGGGCAGCAAGGATGGCAACACGATGTTTTGGCACTATGCAGCCCGCGCACTCGCCTTGATTGTGCTGACCGGTGGTGCGGTGGTCTTGCTTCGCAACTGGGACCAACGACTCGACACGACCGAAGGGAACGTCAGTTCGTTGGCGCCGGCGACGATTGAATTGATCAAGAACCTCGACGCGGATCGACCGATCGTGGTCGATGCGTTTATCTCGACCGACATCCCTGAACAGTATGCCCGCACGCGGTACGAATTGGTCAGCGTCCTTAAAGAGTTCCGCGCCGAAGCGGCCAAGCGTGGCAAGACGATCGACGTCAACCTGTATCAAGACTTGGAACTGTTTAGCGACGAAGCGGCCCTCGCTTCGGAACGCTTTGGAATCGAACCGGTTCCACGTTTTGTGCGATCTCAAGGATCGATGGAGAACCAAGACATCCTGTTGGGAGCGGCATTCCGCAGCGGCTTGGAGAAAGTCGTGGTCCCCTTCTTCGATTACGGCATTCCCGTCGAATACGAATTGGTTCGATCGATCAAAACCGTTTCGCAAAGCACCCGGAAACGCTTGGGAATCGTGAATACCGACGCCAACATGATGGGTGGTTTTTCGATGGCGGGCGGATCGCCACGGCGAATCGAAAAGCATCCTTTGGTCGTGGAATTGGAGAAACAATACCAAGTCGACGAGGTCGACCTGTCGTCGCCATTGGACCCCCAACGGTTTGATGCGGTTGTCGCGGTTCAACCCTCTTCTCTGGCTCCCGATCAATTCGATCGATTGGTCGAAGGGGTCAAAGCGGGCATCCCGATGGCGATCTTCGAAGATCCGATGACGATCCGCGGGATCCCCGGAACGGGCGAACCCAAGCAGTCTCCAGGCGGCATGTTTGGACAGCAAGGTGGCCCAGTGCCAAAGGGAGACATCCGCAAGCTGTGGGATGTCTTGGAGATCGAATCCCCCGGCATGCCAGGCATGACGGCCTTGTTCTCGCCCGATATCGTTTGGCAACAATACAACCCCTATCCGAAGATGGCCGCGCTGGGGCTGGACGACCAATGGTTGTTCGCCAAAGAAGAGGCTCCTGGAGCGGAAGACGCGCTTTCGGAAGCCAACCCGATTACGGCGGGGCTTCGCGAAATCTTGTTCATCTACGCGGGGGCCGTCAACGCGAAAAAGGATTCTGTGCTGAAGCACACGCCACTTGTTCAAACGGGTATGGCGACGGGGCTGATTCCGTTGGCGAAACTGCAACCTAGCCTGCGCGACCCCAATGCGTTGCGGGCCGAACAAGGCGACTTCAAAGGCATTCAAACGATTGCGATGGCCATTGAAGGTTCCACCAAGTCGGCTGCCAAAGAAGAGACATCGGACGACGCCGACGCCAAGCCGGAAGAGGGTGCCGATGCTCACGAAGGGGAAGAAACGATCAAAGCGGTCTACGTGGCCGACACCGATTTGCTGATCCAAGAGTTTTTGGCGATCCGGGCCCAGCCCGAATTGTTCGCCGAAGTCGATCTCCGTGTTCAAAACGTGACCTTCGTCTTGAACATCGTCGATTGGTTGGCCAACGAGGATCTGTTCATCGACGTCCGCAAGCACGAACCGCGTTTCAGCACGCTGCAGTGGATTGAAGAGGTCGAGAACGAAGCCCGCGAAAAAGAGAGCGCTGCGGGAGCGGAATTCGATCTGGCGTTTAAGGAAAAGGTTCGCGAGATCGAAGAAAAGAACACCGAAGAACTGCAGAAGCTGCAGAAGGAATTGGACGACGCGAAAAAGAACAACCAAGACGGCAAGATCGATCTCGGTGCGTTCCAAGCGATTCAAACCCGATTCATGATGAAGCAACAGCAGCTGGAACGGATGTTAACCGTCAGTCGCGAGAAGCTTGAACGCGAACGTGACAGCCAGATCCAAAAGGAACGCCGCAACGCCGACCTGACGGTTCGGGCGCGACAGAATCGCGTCAAAGCTGCCGCGGTGACGCTGCCGTGCATCCCGCCGCTTTTGATTGGCGTGATCGTCTTTGCGTCGCGTCGCTTGCGCGAACGAGAGAATATTTCCAAAAGCCGGCTGCGATAA